A DNA window from Thermosynechococcaceae cyanobacterium Okahandja contains the following coding sequences:
- a CDS encoding Uma2 family endonuclease, whose amino-acid sequence MTSPRLLPVLPLENGDHLTRSEFERRYDAIPHLKKAELIEGVVSMGSPVRTIHSQSHGSIMEWLWVYCVATPGVGCYDNPTVRLDTDNELQPDAVLRLEQGGQSRISEDGYLEGAPELVVEIAASSASSDLHEKRWVYRRNGVQEYLVWRTYEMTLDWFYWQDGDYVLLPPAADGIWRSRQFPGLWLAADSLMAQDLAMVLAVLQQGLASPEHQAFLERLRQAAAQ is encoded by the coding sequence ATGACTTCCCCACGACTCCTTCCCGTACTGCCCCTTGAGAATGGCGATCATCTGACCCGCAGCGAGTTTGAGCGCCGCTATGACGCCATACCGCACCTCAAAAAAGCAGAACTGATTGAAGGAGTCGTGTCTATGGGGTCACCTGTACGAACCATCCACAGCCAGTCCCACGGCTCCATCATGGAGTGGCTGTGGGTTTATTGTGTTGCCACCCCGGGCGTTGGCTGCTATGACAACCCAACGGTGCGCCTCGACACTGACAATGAACTGCAACCTGATGCAGTACTGCGCTTAGAGCAGGGGGGGCAGTCCCGCATTAGTGAAGATGGTTACCTAGAGGGTGCACCAGAACTGGTGGTGGAAATTGCGGCCAGCAGCGCCTCCTCCGATCTGCACGAGAAGCGGTGGGTCTATCGCCGCAACGGTGTTCAGGAGTATCTTGTGTGGCGTACCTATGAGATGACGCTGGATTGGTTTTATTGGCAGGATGGCGACTACGTCCTGCTGCCACCGGCGGCAGATGGAATATGGCGCAGTCGTCAGTTCCCGGGGCTGTGGCTGGCGGCAGACTCCCTAATGGCGCAAGACCTAGCCATGGTCCTCGCGGTGCTACAGCAGGGACTGGCCAGCCCTGAACACCAAGCCTTTTTGGAACGGCTGCGGCAAGCGGCGGCTCAGTAG